From a single Terriglobales bacterium genomic region:
- a CDS encoding DinB family protein — MDLLAYMLRLFSYDRWANHEVFTSLRPPAQPTARSLRWMAHIVAVEQLWLWRILDQGKVAVWPEMSLEECRRYFDVVARQWQEYLAGLSASDLERKVAYVNSKGEAYKSLVEDIMMHTIMHSAYHRGQIAADLRASGNEPAYTDFIQGIRTGCAEKG, encoded by the coding sequence ATGGACTTGCTCGCGTACATGCTTCGGCTTTTCTCCTACGATCGCTGGGCGAACCACGAAGTCTTCACCTCGCTGCGCCCGCCGGCGCAACCTACCGCCCGTTCTCTCCGCTGGATGGCGCACATTGTAGCGGTGGAGCAACTGTGGCTGTGGCGGATTCTGGATCAGGGAAAAGTCGCGGTCTGGCCGGAGATGTCTCTGGAGGAGTGCCGCAGGTATTTTGATGTCGTCGCCCGCCAATGGCAGGAATATTTGGCTGGACTCTCCGCTTCGGACCTGGAACGCAAGGTGGCCTATGTCAATTCCAAGGGCGAGGCATATAAAAGCCTGGTCGAAGACATCATGATGCACACCATCATGCACAGCGCCTATCACCGCGGGCAGATTGCGGCCGATCTCCGGGCCTCGGGAAACGAACCCGCTTATACGGATTTCATTCAAGGCATCAGAACCGGATGCGCGGAGAAGGGATAG
- a CDS encoding GH1 family beta-glucosidase, which yields MPSGMNRRSFLQTTLGVAASTLLPRSLLTAQSRSSSPLAYDATPGAPPEPFQFPRDFYWGVATASYQIEGAWKEDGKGESIWDRFSHTVGKIKGAATGDVACDSYHRYKEDIALMRALNLNSYRFSIAWPRIQPTGTGPVNQKGLDYYSRLVDSALEAKLRPLPTLYHWDLPQALEDKGGWPNRDLVGYFADYCSITAKAFGDRIKTWAIFNEPWIFTLLGYHAGTHAPGRANPADFLHATHTVNLAQGQAFRAVKAAHSDAKVGAACNTSHGEPKTSSAADKAAAERYNAFRNQWFVDPPMKGEYPRLLVDRIPPEALGIKPGDMEIAKVPLDFLGINYYDRQLVADAEGWETLHIKGENGEQGPHSEFGWEVWPDSFYKLLMRMSNDYGKPVIEITENGCSYGDTPDEHGRVPDQRRTNFYRGYVGAVARAIKDGANIRGYHAWSLLDNFEWAEGYSQRFGLTYVDFRTQKRTIKDSGRWYGQLAATGKLS from the coding sequence ATGCCATCCGGAATGAACCGCCGGAGTTTCCTTCAGACCACTCTCGGAGTCGCCGCATCCACACTGCTTCCCCGCTCGCTTCTAACAGCTCAGTCTCGCTCGTCATCGCCGCTGGCTTACGATGCGACTCCCGGCGCTCCACCCGAGCCGTTTCAGTTTCCAAGAGACTTTTATTGGGGCGTGGCGACTGCGTCCTACCAGATTGAAGGCGCCTGGAAGGAGGATGGCAAAGGGGAATCGATCTGGGATCGCTTCTCGCACACCGTGGGCAAGATCAAAGGTGCTGCCACAGGCGATGTCGCGTGCGATTCGTACCATCGCTATAAAGAAGACATCGCATTGATGAGGGCGCTGAACCTCAACAGCTATCGTTTCTCGATCGCCTGGCCACGCATTCAGCCTACGGGTACCGGCCCTGTGAATCAGAAAGGACTCGACTATTACAGCCGCCTGGTAGATTCGGCGCTCGAAGCCAAGCTGCGCCCGCTGCCGACGCTCTATCACTGGGATTTGCCGCAGGCGCTGGAAGACAAAGGCGGATGGCCGAACCGCGACCTGGTGGGATACTTCGCCGATTATTGCTCGATTACTGCGAAGGCGTTTGGCGACCGCATCAAGACGTGGGCGATCTTCAACGAGCCCTGGATCTTCACATTGTTGGGTTATCACGCCGGCACGCACGCGCCGGGACGAGCCAACCCGGCTGACTTTCTGCACGCTACCCACACCGTGAATCTGGCGCAAGGACAGGCGTTTCGTGCCGTTAAGGCGGCGCATTCCGATGCCAAAGTAGGAGCGGCATGCAACACCAGTCACGGCGAGCCGAAAACTTCGTCAGCAGCAGACAAAGCAGCGGCCGAGCGCTATAACGCTTTCCGCAACCAGTGGTTCGTCGATCCTCCTATGAAGGGTGAATATCCCAGGCTTTTGGTGGATCGGATTCCGCCAGAAGCACTCGGGATTAAGCCGGGAGACATGGAAATTGCCAAGGTGCCGCTGGACTTTCTGGGAATCAACTACTACGACCGGCAGCTGGTTGCTGACGCCGAGGGATGGGAGACCCTGCACATCAAGGGTGAAAATGGGGAACAAGGCCCCCACTCCGAATTCGGCTGGGAAGTCTGGCCAGACAGCTTCTACAAACTGCTGATGCGGATGTCGAACGATTACGGCAAGCCGGTAATTGAGATCACGGAGAACGGTTGCTCCTACGGCGACACACCCGATGAACACGGGCGCGTGCCGGATCAGCGGCGAACCAACTTCTACCGCGGGTATGTGGGCGCTGTGGCGCGAGCCATCAAAGACGGCGCCAACATCCGCGGATACCACGCCTGGAGTCTGTTGGACAATTTCGAGTGGGCAGAAGGATATTCGCAGCGCTTTGGCCTGACCTATGTCGATTTCCGCACACAGAAGCGCACCATCAAGGATTCCGGACGCTGGTACGGACAACTTGCCGCGACTGGCAAACTGAGTTGA
- a CDS encoding TonB family protein: MMADFAAVSLQESAPLRDRRLTRRKSAIERNLVGIDMGAAGSGMILDASPAGLGIQTRHQFQSGAIVDLNVLLPEDVRVSAAGVVAWSDHEGRVGIRLARVKNSNADRFKRWLNSLPDLMDTPRAATGSPVVYSEATRNAVHQIEQRIRTEHLALDASLKLIVQRLAALPGASGSAIALGSPDEMVCCQSTGLAPDLGVRINPNAGLTGECIRTHKIVQCEDTESDPRVNRAVCRVINMRSCAIVPVRTKGQVLGVLEVLAQRPRAFSAADVELLTALADLVEKLAFGEYRELHERNKSAAQAVPQQTYGKMAALDGILDGIDNPEPVPDAAEFETHETPPGGSEFDGLFLSMFGSSHEQPPLDFNNAALGLDHSDEPIGLMPAPSPATELLTIPVETEAAATDQPVVPSASSAQVSPAIRLAEPPVLPATVLQQEQGEDEPYISRALLLALAAILLALLAGILWGLFQGGGTPTSSIIDTPAPAVSHTPQTPRAIAETSGPVAAVHSNPPKSGAADLGRKNSAPAETIEAAPEAVPTISQVVQLPEVSPGASTPRFSAEAGPAQTSAMTSISLDPGGIKPVLTGGQLVKRVNPKYPAEASGMSWQGEVVLSARITKSGKVEGIARLNGNPILAEAAIQALKQWRYEPYRLDGQPIEVGTTITVAFTAPTSVSPTQKAGH; the protein is encoded by the coding sequence ATGATGGCTGACTTCGCCGCAGTGTCGTTACAAGAAAGCGCTCCGCTGCGCGACCGCCGCCTCACGCGGCGAAAATCCGCCATTGAGCGAAACCTGGTCGGAATCGATATGGGCGCGGCCGGATCGGGAATGATCCTGGACGCCAGCCCAGCCGGCTTGGGAATTCAGACACGCCATCAATTTCAATCTGGCGCCATCGTCGACCTGAACGTCCTCCTGCCCGAGGACGTCAGAGTAAGTGCTGCCGGCGTGGTGGCCTGGTCCGATCATGAGGGCAGGGTCGGAATCCGGCTGGCTAGGGTCAAGAATAGCAATGCTGATAGATTCAAACGCTGGCTGAACTCACTCCCCGACCTGATGGATACACCACGCGCCGCCACCGGCTCTCCCGTGGTGTACTCGGAAGCTACACGCAACGCCGTACATCAGATCGAACAGCGCATACGAACAGAACACTTAGCCCTCGACGCCAGCCTGAAGCTTATCGTTCAGCGTCTGGCAGCTCTGCCCGGCGCAAGCGGCAGCGCCATTGCTCTGGGCTCCCCCGATGAGATGGTCTGTTGCCAGAGCACCGGACTGGCGCCGGACCTCGGGGTGCGAATCAATCCCAATGCCGGACTCACCGGAGAGTGCATCCGCACGCACAAGATCGTGCAGTGCGAAGACACCGAGAGCGATCCGCGGGTCAACCGCGCCGTCTGCCGCGTAATTAACATGCGCTCGTGCGCGATTGTTCCGGTACGCACCAAGGGACAAGTACTAGGAGTGCTGGAAGTGCTCGCGCAGCGCCCAAGGGCGTTTTCTGCAGCGGATGTCGAATTGCTGACTGCTCTGGCAGACCTGGTGGAGAAGCTTGCCTTTGGCGAATACCGTGAACTCCATGAGCGCAACAAGTCCGCGGCACAAGCTGTGCCGCAGCAAACCTACGGCAAGATGGCCGCGCTGGACGGGATTCTGGATGGAATCGATAATCCCGAGCCGGTTCCTGACGCCGCGGAATTTGAGACCCACGAGACTCCGCCGGGCGGGAGCGAGTTCGATGGTCTGTTTTTATCAATGTTCGGCTCCAGCCATGAGCAACCGCCACTGGACTTCAACAATGCGGCGCTGGGACTCGATCATAGTGATGAACCGATCGGCCTGATGCCTGCTCCCTCGCCTGCCACTGAGCTACTAACGATACCGGTCGAGACGGAAGCTGCCGCTACTGACCAGCCGGTCGTTCCGAGCGCTTCCTCTGCGCAAGTTTCGCCTGCCATCCGGTTGGCAGAACCCCCGGTTCTGCCCGCGACCGTGTTGCAGCAGGAGCAGGGCGAAGATGAACCATACATTTCGCGCGCATTGCTCTTGGCGTTAGCCGCAATTCTGCTGGCGTTGCTGGCAGGAATTCTTTGGGGGCTCTTTCAGGGCGGCGGCACGCCGACGTCGTCCATTATCGATACGCCCGCTCCCGCAGTTTCACACACGCCGCAAACGCCGCGTGCGATCGCGGAAACGAGCGGGCCTGTGGCTGCTGTGCATTCGAATCCGCCAAAGAGTGGAGCGGCGGATCTGGGTCGCAAAAACAGCGCCCCCGCCGAGACGATCGAAGCCGCGCCAGAAGCAGTCCCCACGATCAGCCAGGTCGTTCAACTTCCAGAGGTGTCTCCAGGCGCGAGCACACCGAGATTTTCCGCCGAGGCGGGACCGGCGCAGACTTCCGCCATGACCTCCATCAGCCTGGATCCCGGCGGAATCAAGCCCGTGCTCACTGGCGGACAACTCGTCAAGCGTGTAAATCCCAAATATCCCGCCGAAGCCAGCGGCATGAGCTGGCAGGGCGAAGTGGTTCTATCGGCGAGGATTACCAAGTCCGGGAAAGTGGAGGGAATTGCCCGCTTGAATGGCAATCCCATCCTGGCAGAAGCTGCTATTCAGGCGCTTAAGCAGTGGCGGTACGAGCCTTACCGCTTGGATGGGCAACCGATCGAGGTCGGCACCACGATAACCGTCGCCTTCACCGCGCCGACTTCGGTTTCCCCTACACAGAAGGCAGGCCATTGA
- the nadA gene encoding quinolinate synthase NadA: MGTTLIEPAACSLDNYLVLPDRSMDERIAAAKDALGREAVILGHHYQRDEVIRFADFTGDSYKLSQEAARAEGKYIVFCGVHFMAESADVLSRPGQVTILPDLNAGCSMADMADITQVEDCWEQLVQMGLTSDSGDGITPITYMNSTAAIKAFCGERGGLVCTSSNAPGAFKWAFAKNKKLFFLPDQHLGRNTGYRMGIPLDEMVVWDPYMIMGGVTPERLRNAKVILWKGHCSVHQRFLPEHVDKVRARYEGIRVIVHPECRLEVCQKADDIGSTERLIKLVKEAPAGAKFAIGTEIHLVNRLAKQNPAKLVVTLDDSGCLCTTMFRISPQHLCWALENLLEGNVVNRIRVKENVKHWARVALDRMLEIS; the protein is encoded by the coding sequence GTGGGTACGACTTTAATCGAACCAGCAGCATGTTCCCTGGATAACTACCTGGTCTTGCCGGACCGCTCTATGGATGAGCGGATAGCGGCCGCTAAGGATGCCCTGGGCCGCGAGGCCGTGATTCTGGGACATCACTACCAGCGGGACGAGGTGATCCGCTTCGCCGACTTTACCGGCGACTCCTACAAGCTCTCCCAGGAAGCCGCGCGCGCCGAAGGTAAGTACATCGTTTTTTGCGGCGTGCATTTCATGGCGGAGAGTGCCGATGTGCTCAGCCGCCCGGGACAGGTAACGATCCTGCCCGATCTCAACGCGGGCTGTTCCATGGCAGACATGGCGGACATTACGCAAGTGGAGGACTGCTGGGAACAGCTTGTACAGATGGGATTGACCTCTGACTCCGGCGACGGCATCACCCCGATCACCTACATGAATTCCACTGCCGCAATCAAAGCTTTCTGCGGCGAACGCGGCGGTCTGGTCTGCACTTCCAGCAATGCTCCCGGAGCTTTCAAGTGGGCCTTCGCCAAGAATAAGAAACTCTTTTTCCTCCCCGATCAGCACCTGGGGCGCAACACCGGATACCGCATGGGCATTCCACTCGATGAGATGGTGGTTTGGGACCCCTACATGATCATGGGGGGAGTCACTCCTGAGCGCCTGCGCAACGCTAAAGTGATCCTGTGGAAGGGACACTGTTCAGTCCATCAGCGTTTCCTGCCGGAGCACGTGGACAAGGTTCGGGCGCGATATGAAGGAATCCGCGTCATCGTTCATCCGGAGTGCCGGCTGGAAGTCTGCCAGAAGGCCGACGATATCGGCTCGACCGAACGCCTTATCAAGCTGGTCAAAGAAGCCCCGGCTGGGGCAAAGTTCGCCATTGGGACGGAGATTCACCTGGTCAACCGGCTGGCGAAGCAGAATCCGGCCAAACTGGTGGTCACCCTGGATGACTCCGGCTGCCTGTGCACGACGATGTTTCGCATCTCACCGCAACACCTGTGCTGGGCACTGGAAAATCTGCTAGAAGGAAACGTGGTCAACCGAATTCGAGTGAAAGAAAACGTGAAGCATTGGGCGCGAGTGGCGCTCGATCGCATGTTGGAGATATCCTAG
- a CDS encoding DUF2203 domain-containing protein gives MEPGDSLKARNKKDAPNRTFTLTQAQQMIPVLSGLLRGALRNKARVQKINEEFKDLSTRIMVNGGIQMDIGQYSRLKAEREKLLQQVKDALAEITATGVQVKDLDIGLLDFPCEVNNEIILLCWKLGERQISHWHGLEEGYAGRKRIDDRMLKADARRAKH, from the coding sequence ATGGAACCTGGAGATTCCCTGAAAGCTAGAAATAAGAAGGATGCGCCCAACCGCACTTTTACCCTCACCCAGGCACAACAGATGATCCCGGTGCTGTCGGGATTGCTGCGCGGCGCACTGCGCAACAAGGCCCGGGTCCAGAAGATCAATGAGGAGTTCAAGGACCTCAGCACCCGCATCATGGTGAACGGCGGCATCCAGATGGACATCGGGCAATACTCGCGGCTGAAAGCAGAGCGCGAGAAATTGTTGCAGCAGGTGAAGGATGCTCTGGCGGAGATCACTGCCACCGGCGTGCAGGTCAAGGATCTCGATATCGGCCTGCTGGATTTTCCCTGCGAGGTCAACAACGAGATCATCCTTCTGTGCTGGAAACTCGGCGAGCGGCAGATCTCCCACTGGCATGGTCTGGAGGAAGGCTACGCCGGCCGCAAGCGCATCGACGACCGCATGCTCAAGGCAGATGCGCGCCGGGCGAAGCACTAA
- a CDS encoding SH3 domain-containing protein, translating to MRTSLRAIGIAFCISAFLLLSGCKRAIGPKPEAAYVNAPQVNLRDRLATIYEKKGIVRDGDKVYVLEKRKRFWRVRTERGEEGWLEEKYLVDEPTYDQFKKLSAENLDSPAQARGVARSTLNLHIAPGRETEHLYQLKEGEQLDVLKRATAEKPLPPGVRPASTGNAAPTPALEDWSLVRDTQKRTGWVLARMIDLDVPLEIAQYAEGQRIVSFFVLNEVQDGDKKVAQYLLLMTDNRDGLPYDYNQVRIFTWNLRRHRYETAYREHNIVGFFPVTTGTEDFGKDGVLPVFTLQVRDEQGNTVARKYRMLGPIVRRVLSPEEQQLQAEKKTTRLASAHPAARHKRKH from the coding sequence TTGCGCACCTCCCTTCGCGCCATCGGCATCGCATTCTGCATCTCTGCTTTTTTGTTGCTGTCCGGATGCAAGCGTGCCATCGGGCCCAAGCCGGAGGCTGCCTACGTCAACGCACCCCAGGTCAACCTTCGCGATCGTTTAGCGACGATCTACGAAAAGAAAGGCATCGTGCGCGATGGCGACAAGGTGTACGTGCTGGAGAAACGCAAACGGTTCTGGCGGGTTCGCACCGAGCGCGGCGAGGAAGGCTGGCTGGAGGAGAAATACCTGGTCGATGAGCCTACCTATGATCAGTTCAAGAAGCTCTCTGCCGAGAACCTCGACAGCCCGGCGCAAGCCCGCGGAGTGGCGCGATCGACGTTGAACCTGCATATCGCTCCGGGGCGGGAGACCGAGCACCTTTACCAGCTTAAAGAAGGAGAGCAGCTCGATGTTCTGAAGCGCGCGACTGCAGAAAAGCCGCTTCCGCCCGGGGTGCGTCCGGCGAGCACAGGAAACGCAGCGCCCACCCCGGCGCTGGAAGACTGGTCGCTGGTGCGCGACACTCAGAAGCGTACCGGCTGGGTGCTCGCGCGGATGATCGATCTCGACGTGCCACTGGAGATCGCGCAATATGCCGAGGGCCAGCGCATTGTATCGTTTTTCGTCTTGAATGAAGTGCAGGACGGCGATAAGAAGGTTGCGCAATATCTGCTGCTGATGACCGATAACCGCGACGGCCTTCCTTACGATTACAACCAAGTACGGATCTTTACCTGGAACCTGCGGCGCCATCGCTATGAAACCGCTTATCGCGAACACAACATTGTCGGGTTTTTTCCGGTGACGACTGGTACCGAGGATTTTGGAAAGGATGGAGTCCTGCCGGTGTTCACGTTGCAGGTCCGCGACGAGCAGGGAAATACAGTTGCCCGCAAATATCGCATGTTGGGACCGATTGTGCGGCGAGTGCTGTCTCCCGAGGAACAACAGCTGCAAGCTGAGAAGAAGACTACGCGTCTGGCCTCAGCGCACCCGGCTGCGCGCCATAAGCGCAAGCACTAG
- a CDS encoding DUF309 domain-containing protein, whose product MIRRQEEKRNWTDDQKYWQGLALFNSGHYFDAHEVLEDVWRASRGVEKKFLQGLIQVAVALHHYSTGNVVGARSLLSRGRRNLEHYPEQYGGIELGGMLTAVRRWELALAEGGRLPAAPVIRRT is encoded by the coding sequence GTGATTCGGCGGCAAGAGGAAAAACGAAACTGGACCGATGATCAGAAGTACTGGCAGGGTCTCGCCCTGTTCAATTCCGGGCATTACTTCGACGCGCACGAAGTCCTGGAGGACGTCTGGCGGGCGAGCCGCGGCGTGGAAAAGAAGTTTCTGCAGGGGCTGATTCAGGTGGCAGTGGCGCTGCACCATTATTCCACCGGAAATGTGGTGGGAGCACGCTCGCTGCTTTCGCGTGGGCGAAGAAACTTGGAACACTACCCGGAGCAGTATGGAGGAATTGAACTGGGCGGAATGTTGACTGCGGTGAGGCGGTGGGAACTGGCACTGGCGGAAGGAGGCCGATTGCCGGCGGCGCCGGTGATCCGGCGGACGTGA
- a CDS encoding urate hydroxylase PuuD, which translates to MQVVALWVLVFVLFDQPQISLPAGATVNIQIILRWIHFMAGITWIGLLYFFNLVNMPFMKEIGPATRLKVVPTLMPRAMWWFRWASVITVLAGFIYWSMIVGADARNAGTSGGRAVGSFFVIWTLAFMVEMAIVMSPAEGLKTGPVLGTVVALAVIVAAYVFLAMNFHGWESSRMLSIGIGGGIGWFMMLNVWGIVWRVQKKIIRWTAQNAKDGTPIPPESAMLARVSFLASRINFILSFPMLFFMGAASHYPLFGK; encoded by the coding sequence ATGCAGGTTGTGGCTTTATGGGTACTCGTATTCGTCCTCTTCGACCAACCGCAGATCAGCCTGCCAGCAGGCGCGACCGTCAATATTCAGATCATCTTACGCTGGATCCACTTTATGGCCGGGATCACGTGGATTGGTCTGCTCTACTTCTTTAACCTGGTTAACATGCCGTTTATGAAGGAGATCGGCCCGGCCACCCGGCTCAAAGTGGTTCCCACCCTCATGCCCCGGGCGATGTGGTGGTTCCGCTGGGCCTCGGTGATCACGGTTTTGGCCGGCTTTATCTACTGGAGCATGATTGTGGGGGCGGATGCGCGGAATGCCGGCACCAGCGGAGGAAGGGCGGTCGGGAGCTTCTTTGTGATCTGGACCCTGGCCTTCATGGTCGAAATGGCAATCGTTATGAGCCCGGCTGAAGGTCTGAAAACCGGGCCAGTGCTGGGGACCGTGGTGGCCCTGGCCGTAATCGTCGCCGCCTATGTGTTTCTGGCAATGAACTTTCACGGCTGGGAGAGCAGCCGCATGCTGTCGATTGGGATTGGCGGCGGAATCGGCTGGTTCATGATGCTCAATGTCTGGGGCATTGTCTGGCGGGTGCAGAAGAAAATCATCCGTTGGACGGCGCAAAACGCGAAGGACGGCACTCCCATTCCGCCAGAGTCTGCCATGCTGGCGCGTGTGAGTTTTCTGGCATCGCGTATCAATTTCATCCTGTCGTTCCCCATGCTGTTCTTCATGGGCGCGGCCAGCCACTATCCGCTGTTCGGAAAATGA
- the hfq gene encoding RNA chaperone Hfq — translation MDNKPAQNIQDSFLNTARKEKTNITIYLMSGVKLTGRIRSFDKYSVVLETNNQEQLIFKHAISTVVMPKAFHSGESRMPIEAKPVASEKPGESRTAGTSANHTVSPSGTEG, via the coding sequence ATGGACAACAAGCCGGCGCAGAACATCCAAGATTCCTTTCTAAATACCGCCCGCAAAGAAAAGACGAACATCACGATTTATCTGATGAGCGGCGTAAAGTTGACTGGGCGTATCCGCTCCTTTGACAAATATTCCGTGGTGTTGGAAACCAACAATCAGGAGCAGCTCATCTTTAAACACGCGATTTCGACGGTAGTCATGCCCAAGGCATTCCATTCCGGCGAATCGCGAATGCCGATTGAGGCCAAGCCGGTGGCAAGCGAGAAGCCTGGCGAATCGCGCACGGCGGGCACGTCGGCCAATCACACTGTCAGTCCTTCCGGTACCGAGGGGTAG
- the hflX gene encoding GTPase HflX, with protein MSRDTLRAAPERVFLVGVDYRTRASGERQPPHPQKKKTGGNAPPSISLPAEARAAREAVQPRSSNGDRARGFTAEDSLAELQELTLSAGAEVVGQFLQRREKPDPATLIGRGKLEEVAAAAASAHADLIIFDHELSPSQQRNIEHAAHRRILDRTQLILDIFARHARTREGQMQVELAQLQYLLPRLTGRGIEMSQLGGGIGTRGPGETQLETDRRRINRRIQHIKGQLENVRRIRGQQRQRRESVPVATVALVGYTNAGKSTLFNALTRANVLASSRMFATLDPTLRSVTLPSRRKILLSDTVGFIRNLPHTLVSAFRATLEEVQRAALILHVSDATSPNREVQDAQVEAVLRELSVYEKPRLMVLNKIDLLGAAQRQSLLDTEREVHVSAKQGIGLSTLLDRIDEMLREDAVSRVRLRVPQQEGKVLSLLEARARIFSRSYHDGLVEMEAQAPESLLRKLRPFVME; from the coding sequence GTGTCCCGGGACACGCTGCGAGCGGCGCCAGAACGCGTGTTCCTTGTGGGGGTGGACTACCGCACCCGAGCCTCGGGCGAACGCCAACCTCCGCACCCGCAAAAGAAAAAGACTGGCGGCAACGCGCCACCGTCGATCAGCCTGCCTGCCGAGGCACGCGCAGCCCGGGAGGCGGTCCAACCTCGCTCCAGCAATGGCGACCGGGCGAGAGGGTTCACGGCAGAAGATTCGCTGGCCGAGTTGCAGGAACTGACACTCTCTGCCGGTGCCGAGGTTGTCGGTCAATTTCTGCAGCGCCGCGAGAAGCCAGATCCTGCCACCCTGATCGGGCGCGGCAAACTGGAGGAAGTGGCCGCCGCCGCCGCTTCCGCGCACGCCGACCTGATCATCTTCGATCACGAACTCTCGCCCTCGCAGCAACGCAATATCGAGCATGCAGCGCACCGCCGCATACTCGACCGCACACAACTGATCCTGGACATCTTTGCCCGCCACGCGCGCACCCGCGAGGGCCAGATGCAGGTGGAATTGGCTCAGCTGCAATATCTGCTGCCCCGGCTTACAGGACGCGGCATCGAAATGTCGCAACTCGGTGGCGGCATCGGTACCCGCGGTCCGGGTGAAACCCAGTTGGAAACTGACCGTCGCCGAATCAACCGGCGTATCCAGCACATCAAGGGACAATTAGAGAACGTGCGGCGCATTCGCGGTCAGCAGCGGCAGCGCCGGGAATCGGTGCCGGTGGCGACGGTGGCTCTGGTCGGCTACACCAACGCCGGAAAATCCACCCTGTTCAATGCGCTGACGCGCGCTAACGTCCTGGCGTCATCCCGCATGTTCGCTACCCTCGATCCAACTCTGCGTTCCGTAACCTTGCCTTCCCGTCGCAAGATCTTGCTGTCAGATACGGTAGGTTTCATCCGAAATTTGCCGCACACGCTGGTGTCCGCGTTTCGCGCCACCCTGGAAGAGGTGCAGCGAGCGGCGCTGATTCTTCACGTTTCCGATGCCACCAGTCCCAATCGCGAAGTGCAGGATGCCCAAGTAGAGGCAGTGTTGCGGGAATTGAGCGTTTACGAGAAGCCCCGCCTGATGGTGTTAAACAAAATCGATTTGCTCGGCGCCGCCCAGCGGCAGTCGCTGCTCGACACTGAGCGCGAAGTTCATGTTTCTGCCAAACAGGGGATCGGACTCAGCACTCTGCTGGATCGCATCGACGAGATGCTTCGGGAGGACGCGGTGAGCCGGGTGCGGCTGCGGGTGCCTCAGCAGGAAGGCAAAGTGCTTTCCTTGCTCGAGGCCCGAGCGCGAATTTTCTCCCGCAGCTATCACGATGGGCTGGTGGAAATGGAGGCGCAGGCCCCGGAGTCGCTGCTCAGGAAACTGCGGCCGTTTGTAATGGAGTAA
- a CDS encoding ATP synthase F0 subunit B — protein sequence MEQTLRQLGELVLRSVPTIVLLLTVYFAYSWIVERPLRGVLAERRARTEGATEKARADIAAAEAKTTEYEQRLREARGAVFNAQEARRHKAQEARAAALNQARAEANSRIARARTELEQDAEQAKKSLQAESQRLAGEIIRTVLKQVPVTQSAGGAE from the coding sequence ATGGAACAAACGCTCCGGCAATTAGGTGAACTCGTGCTGCGCTCGGTGCCCACCATCGTGCTTCTGCTCACGGTGTACTTCGCCTATTCCTGGATAGTTGAACGCCCTTTGCGAGGGGTGCTGGCGGAGCGGCGCGCGCGGACGGAAGGCGCGACCGAGAAGGCTCGCGCCGATATCGCCGCCGCGGAGGCCAAGACCACCGAATATGAGCAGCGTCTGCGGGAGGCTCGGGGGGCCGTCTTCAATGCGCAAGAGGCGCGCCGGCACAAAGCTCAGGAGGCACGGGCCGCGGCCCTCAATCAGGCCCGCGCGGAAGCGAACTCCCGTATAGCTCGGGCCAGGACGGAGCTCGAGCAGGATGCGGAACAAGCCAAAAAGAGCCTGCAGGCGGAAAGCCAGCGGCTCGCTGGCGAGATTATCCGCACCGTTCTCAAGCAGGTGCCCGTGACGCAATCCGCGGGAGGTGCAGAGTGA